The sequence AGCGGGGTGGGCGCCGTGGGGCTAGGGGACGCGGCCAGCGGGGGCCGCCAGGGAGCGGCCGTGGCGGGACCAGGACTCCGGTGCGCTCCGCCGCCAGCACCCGCCTGGGAAGCCCGTCCGACGCGCACGCTGCAGGGGCCTTCTGGGCTGTCGCCACCTGCAACCGCGCCGCGGCCGTTCGCGGGAAGCTCCTGTGGCTTTTCGGAAGCACAGTGCAGAACGTCCGGTGAGGGTTTGCAAAGCCGCCCTACCTGGCCtctgccacacctggcctctgccacacctggcctctgccgcacctggcctgtctgctgcacctggcctctctgcTGCATCCGGCTTGTCTGCTGCATCTGGCCTCtctgccacacctggcctctcTGCTGCATCTGGCCTCTGCCCCACCTGGCCTCtctgctgcacctggcctctgctgCACGTGGCCTCTGCTGCACGTGGCCTCTGCCGCGCCTGGCCTCtctgctgcacctggcctctgctgCACGTAGCCTCTGCCCCACCTGGCCTCtctgctgcacctggcctctgctgCACGTGGCCTCTGCGGCGCCTGGCCTCtctgctgcacctggcctctgctgCACGCGGCCTCTGCCCCACCTGGCCTCtctgctgcacctggcctctgctgcgcctggcctctctgctgcacctggcctctctgctgcacctggcctctgctgcacctggcctctctgctgcacctggcctctctgctgcacctggcctctgctgcacctggcctctctgctgcacctggcctctctgctgcacctggcctctctgctgcacctggcctctgctgcacctggcctctctgctgcacctggcctctctgctgcacctggcctctgctgCACGTGGCCTCTGCCGCGCCTGGCCTCTCTGCTGCATCTGGCCTCTTggctgcacctggcctctgcaAACTCGGGTGCCCTGGAGCTTCCTACCCAGAAGTGAGTGCGTGCACACTGCAGGTGCTAGGTGCTCCTGACCCCATGCCCCTCCTTCtgtctgttctgttttgtttggcAGATGATAGTGCTCTCAGTGGAGCCTGACACCTTGATAATCATGGCTTTCTTTGTAAGAAGGACCTTCTTCCTTCATGAAATAACTTTTATTCGGATTATAGAGATCTGTCATAGAGAGATTCAGTACTTAACAATAACGTGGGGAAATGATCACTAGGTCCTGTcgaagaaaaaaagcaaggacAGAACAGTGTCTATGGTAATGATCCTGTTTtgtaatgcaaaacaaaacagacactgCACAAATACAAACCCAAAGGAAAATGATCATGCATAAAAATATTGttctggggctgggggctgtcgcccgtgcctatgatcccagcactttgggaggccaaggcaggaggatcatttgagcccaggagttcaagatcagccttggcaacaaagcgcgacttcttctctacaaaaattaaaaagaaattagccaggctctggtgtgggcctgtagtcccagctactcaaaaggctgaggtatgaggattgctggaacccacGAGaccaaggctgcactgagctatgattgtgccactgcactctaggtgGGGTGACAGAGCTGggccccatctctctctctttctctagaaAGAGTTTTTGGATTGTTGGATTGTACAGgtgataataattttattttacttatctgTTGTGAATGGTTTACCACAgtaagcatgttttttttttctaagaagggctaataaatgcttattttttgaaAGGAACATAGatctgccgggcatggtggctcacgcctgtaatcccagcactttgggaggcggaggcgggcggatcatgaggtcagaagttcgagactacttgggaggctgaggcaggagaattgcttgaacccgggaggcggaggttgcagtgagccgagatggtgccactgcactccagcctgggcatcagaacgagactccacctctaaataaacaaacaaataaatggaacagATCACAGCACAGAGGGAAGAGGCCCAGCAGATGGGTCCTATGCACAAACTTACTCCCCAGTGATCACAAGTCACCCAGGAGGCAAAATATATGAAAGCTACATCAATGTTCCAGGATGAGGGTTGCCATTAACAAGTTTGTTTCCAGCCCTGAAATCTGTTCCCATTTGAGCAAATACTACTCTTAGGAATAGTATAGGGCTCCCCACCAAGATGGTTTAAGCAAAGGTCATGGGCCCTGCATGTCTAAAAATGTAACCCTGACGTTCTCTTTGGGTGAAAGCATTGTTACGTGTCTCAGACAAGGAGTGTTCTAATGAACACTGAAGCACACATGTTTGCTTGTGAGCTGTTACTACAGACTTGCCTGAGATGCATCCAGCCCAGAAGGGCAGGCACAGTGGGCAGCGTGTGGATGGAGGGGGCCCAACCAGGAGAAGACACAAACATATGTTTTTGAGGCTTCATTATTTCCCATCTAAAAGTCCACCCCCATTCTAGTGGCCAGAATTGACTGTGGAGAAGGCAGGGTGCCCAGGAAGGGGACTGTATGGTGAACATAGCATTATTACTGCCACAGGAGCTTGCAAGGCTCAGCTGAAACTCCACCTCCCTCCACAGCCTTCAGGGGTCCTTCTGGTTCTATGGACTCTTTTGGCATTTCCTGTATGGATGCCCATCTCGTaccttttaagttttaaatttttaaattatattgatgtatttatttgagacagagtcttgctctgttgccaggctggagtgcagtagcactatctgagctcactgcctcccaggttcaagcaattctcctgcctcagcctcccaagtagctgggattacaggcacacgccaccatgccctgctaagttttgtatttttggtagaggcgaggtttcatcatgttggtcaggctggtctcgaactcctgaccacaggtgatctgccctcctcggcctcccacagtgctaggattacaggcatgagccactgtgcccagcccatcttgtattttttaaatgctgcatTCTGTCTCTCGACTAGCTCTTTGTCCTATACCTCTTTTCTCCCTAGTGACCAAGGCAGGGCTCAGATGGGGTTGAACACAGCCATCAATGGCCAAGGGATGACTTAGATGCTCAAAAGTGTGCAATCTGGGCTGTCTTGTTACTGAAAACAGTTCTGTGAAATGCCACAGTCAACAACCACTTGCTGGTTTAACTCAGTGACTGAACTGGATACAGTGACTAGAGAGAATCCAAATAGCATGGAGGCCCAAGGTCAGCTGCGTTATTGAGTCAGTCAGCAGGGAGAAAGCTCGCCACCAGAGTACCCAGAAGTGTAGCGGGCTGCCTTCAGGACCTACATCATGGATAGCTACAGGATGTGGTTCTAGGTGTTCTGTCACTCATATTACTTGGTGCAGTTAAATAAGGATTTATTCACTGATcaagcagaatttttaaaactgtgtacTTCCCGGATgctaaaaatggaattaaaagcaGCCAATTCTTGTAGAATTGCTGACTTCCCTTTCTCTATTTGTGAGACAGATATGGAGAGATCCCGACCTtaacagaatcttttttttttttttttttttttgaaatggagcctcactctgtcgcccaggctggagtgcaggggcgtgattttggctcactgcaacctcagcctcctgggttcaagtgattctcccacctcaatctccccagtagctgggattacaggtgcccaccgccacacctaatttttttttgtattttcagtagagaatggggtctcgccatgttggcaggctggtctcaaactcctgacctcaagcgatccacttgcctcagcctcccaaagtgctgggattacaggcctgagccattgtgcctggctaaattttgtgtttttgcagagacgttttcaccgtgttggccaggttggtctcgaaatcctgacctcaggtgatccacccgcctcggcctgtcgaagtgctgggattacaggtgtgagccaccacgcccggcctagatcCCAGACCTTAACAAGATCTACTGTTTAAGGGCACATCCCCAGTTGGGCCAATGCTAAGAATACCATTTTGCCAAATAGTAGCTTGTTCTGCCTTCTGCACAGCTCTCCACTGGATTCTGTTCAGTCGAAGGGGATGGCACGAGTGAACGCCTCCGAACTGTGTGTGTAAGGAGAGGGAGGGGCTGGCAGACATCTTGTGATTGACAGCAACCCAGTGTCGGTCCATCCATCATTCATTGGTCTCTGACCCCAGCACAAATCCCACCGAGGCTGTTGGAACCTGGGTAGAGGAAGCTGGGGTCTCGCACCAGAAACAAACGTTCCTTACTTACAAAGGGGCAGCTTTCCCTGGAAGTTGGCCGGGTCCTGCATCTGCTCACATATGCCTTTCCACTGCCTGGGAAGACAGAGTGGGAAACTGGCTGGGCATTTGTAACCATCTTATCCGGAGTCCTATTTGCACGTGGATGGAGACTTTTCTTATTGTACTCTGAACTGTTCATTCTTTCACTTAACagatattgtttgtttgttttgtttttgagatggagtctcgctctgttgccaggctggagtgcagtggcacgatctctgctcactgtaacctccgcctcccgggtttaagcaattctcctgcctcagcctcctgattagctggaactacaggtgcacgctgccacacccagctttttttttttttttaattatttttatttttatttttgtattttagtagagacagggtttcttgaactcctaagctcaggcaatccacccaccacggcctcccaaagtgcttggattacaggcgtgagccaccgtgcccagccacttaaCAGATGTTTATTGAACACTAAAAATGTGTCAGGTGCTCTCTCAAGCCAGTTCAGGTACATTGGTGAACAAAACACACCAAGACTCCCACTTCCAGTCTAATGTGGCCAGGAGGGGTTCTCATAGCAGACACTCTGAGGTGTCTCAGCCTTTAGATTGCGGGAGATAGATCTAGACTTAGGCCTCTGGCTTAGGGGATGCCGCCAAGTGACCTAAAGCGTTTCAGAGCCCTAATTAAACCTGAGGGCATAGCTTCAGTCTTGCCACAGCTTCCTAAATGGGTCTTCCAGCAGAACCATTAGACATGCCAAACAGACATGTTGTATTCACCGCCTCATCTCCAGCTCCCCCAGAACCATCCATGGTGCATTAGAAGAGAAGAATATTTGTTGCATATATAAGTGAATTTAGGCCTACTCTTTAGAAATGATTTATTCTCCAGTTGcagattcctcttttttttttctttcctattccttgttctttctttctcgtcttctttttatttatttatcaatttatttatttcagggaCTTGCTATGTTCtgcaggctagtctcaaactcctggcctcaggcaatcccctcacgtcagcctcccaaagtgctgggattacaggtgtgaaccactgcacccggcctttctTCTTCAATTTCCACATTTACGTTTACATTTGAGAACTCCCCTCTCACCCCACCCCATGTCCATTTGTCATTTGCTCAGAATCAAACCACAGAggcccaggccaggcacggtggctcacgcctgtaatcccagcactttgggaggcgaaggcaggtggattacctgaggtcaggaattcgagaccagcctggccaacatggtgaaaacccatgccttctaaaaatacaaaaattagctgggcgtcatggcacatggctgtaattccagctactggggaggctgaggcaggagaattgcttgaacccgggaggcggatgttgcagtgagctgagatcatgccactgcactctagcctgggtgacagaatgagatcctgtttcaataaataaataaataaataatgggcCCATATGAATGCCCGTAAAAGCACTGGCCATAATCTTATCTAATACCCTAATACCTGGAAGCTTCCAAGTCCCATCACAGCAAAGTCCTGGTGCTTTTGAAAGCAGAAAtcggctcatgcctttaatcccagcactttgggagactgaggtgggcagatcatgaggtcaagagatcgaggccatcctggccaacatggtgaaaccccgtctctactaaaaatacaaaaattagctgagcatggtggcgcacgcctgtagtcccagctacctgggaggctgaggcaggataatcactggaaccttggaggcggaggttgcagtgagccaagatggcaccattgcactccagcccagtgacagagtgagactctgtctcaaaaaaaaaaaaaagaaaagaaaagaaaaaaaaagagaaagcggAAACCAAAGCACAGTGATTTTGACTGCACCCTTTATTCTCACGGCTAGTTCCAGGTAAGTTGGAGATGTACCGCGGCCTACATAATGTGCCTAAGGATACCGAGAATTTCTGTCGAAGTGTAAAAATGAGAGTTCTATCAGACGCTGCAGGCCGATGGCCGTGTCGTTCATTCACCATGGGCACTCTAGCCCTAAATCTCTTTGCAaaagtttttttgtcttttcccaAGCCACGTTTGTTTGTCCTCCCAGCAGGGACAACCCCAGCTGGCATCTTTTCTTCTGGAGACAGTAGAAGATGGCGTCTTTGGAGGGCTCTTCAAATAAAATGTGAGGCAGATAATAACAAGATTTTGCCTTTTGGACACTTCCTCAGAAACCCCTTATGGTATTTCATCAATCACAAAAGTGGGAGTTGAGTCACCTGCCCAGCCCGGTAACCAGGACAGTTGTAGCAGACGCGGGACGATGGCCCTGACAGATGTGACTGAGTCTCCCTCGCCTTCTCTTTTGTTTGTGTGTCCAGAACTCCTATTTGTGAGAAAATTGTATTCCCTGCGCTTGAGTCCCAGTCTTCTGTGCTGACACAAGGAATTGTAAGCAGCAGGGCCGGGGCTGCCGCGCAGCAGGGCTCCATCCGCCCCAGGTCTCTGTGCCTGCTGCTGGCTGGGCAGAGGCCCTGGGTGATCAGAGGCTGTACCGGTGAGCCTGGGCAGCCCGGCGCATCCCAACAGGCCGCGTGTGGTTTCTGCCTCTCAGTGAAATCTGCCTGCGAGATTTGCTCTTATTTTCTCTGCAGCAAACACTAGGAtgaactttattttctcattgaaaaCAAGGTACCGGGAAGGGATTGCGTACCCACAGACGCACAGAGCCTTGGGCTTCAGACTCTCCCTTGAAGCCCAGGAAGCCACTCTCATTGACCACATGTACTGAGTGCCCATCTGAGCAGGACTGCAGGAGCCGCTGGACTGTCCACGATCCCTAACAACCCACATGTCCAGAGAGGGCATTTCTGTCTTCTTGGGAGGGAGGCGTGTTGAGCTGCATCCGCACCTCATGATGCCAGCAGTGGCACGTGGAGCTACACCTGCACACTTGGCCTCTGGCTGCAGGGGTGCCCAGGGCGTTCACCATCAGATAGCACCCCACTGCCTGCCTCTCCTCTGCCCTCCAGAGGGACACTCCTCGGCTGCCGTGACCTCTTGGAGCCCACATCTGCCCTCCTGCTCACCTCACCAGGCCCCGGAAGCTGCAGGCTGCAGGTGGGCAGGGGAGGCTGCCACCTCTGCTTGGGATCCGGGCTCCTGGTGGCTGCCTGCAGAGACCACCCAGATAAGGGGACGAGGAGTCGGTGTCCCGTGAGACAAACTTCAGTCAATGGCAGACAAGAGTCAGTGGATAAAGTCCGCCTTCCTTCATGGACGGTTTCATGATACTGTTTACAGTTTAGTCAGCCTCTCCAGAGACATCCTGTAAGGCAGAAAAATCATGGCTTTGTGAGGAGCTCAGCAGTGCGCTTGTATTtgctcttcttccttccctccttgctccttccttccttccctgcttcctccttcccctttcttccttttctccttcctctttttccccttctctcttttttctttcctcttttctccttcctccttccctccttccttcactGATACTTTTTGGGATTGCTCTCCCTGGTAAAGCATAAGCACAAATGCCTTGTCCTTGGTTCTGGTTTCCAGAGAACCTGGGCTAAGATAAGTTTATTCCAGAATATCTTGATCttgaatttccttccttccttccttccttccttccttccttccttccttccttccttccttccttccttccttccttcctcctccctctctccctccctccctccctccctccttccttctttccttctcccttccctcccctcccctcccgtcccctccccacccttcccttccctttgttcttttgacagggtctcactctgtcgcccaggctggagtgcatggcgcaatcttgcctcactgcaacctctgcctcccatgttcaagtgattctcctgccttagcctcccgattaggtgggattataggcacgcaccaccatgcccagataatttttgtattttggaagagatgaggtttcaccatgttggccaggctggtcttgaactcctgaactcaagtgaatTGCCcaccaaggcctcccaaagtgctgagattacaagtgtgagccaccactccggGCCTTGAATTGTTTTTGCAGtttaaaacagtgtttgcaaaatTTTTGACCTAGgccattcattttcttatttttactatgTTATTTATAGaaggaatatatatttatagtagaaaatgtggaaaatgcagcaaaatacaaataagaaaatgaaaataattcaccGGCCATTACTGAATGATGAAGACCTTGAACTTTCTGGAgaattttcttccagtttttattcTTTGCATCAAGAGTGCTTATTTTCTAAGTAGTTGTCCTCAAAACAGCCAGacctattatttttaaactagCTCTCATGCCTGACACTAAACGCATTTGcagatttttaatttgtatttgttagagacaggatctcgtgctgttacccaggccagaatgcagtggtgcaatcatagctcagtgcagcctcgaactcctgcactcaagtgatcctcctgcctcagcctcccgagtagctgggactacaggcaagtgccagtacacctggctacttttcttagcttttgtttttgtctcgctctgttgcccaggctggtctgaaattcctgggctcaagctatcctcccaccgtggtctcccaaagtgcttggattacaggcatgagccaccatgcccaatcttATTTGCGGTTTACATGGCCAACTTAAATTGGAGTGATACAAACCCATAGGGTAAGATTCCTAAGAGTATTCTCAGGAATTAATGGACATTGCCACAGTGGCTAACAtgctttaaaaatgctttaatcATTGGTAGTTTTTCTGCACACACATTAAGCACTAATAATACCCTCTCACAATGACGCTCAGAGAACAATAGGGCGTGGGAGGAGGGCTGGTGATGCCTTTCTATAAATAAGAACTAAAGAACCATCCGGAGGTTCAGTTGAGAGATGTTAGGCAGTTAAAGTGATTATtgctaaaataaagaatattcgTTTTGGTTTATTGGAAGCTAtgttagcattttgggagactgtgATTAGTTATTAATAGCACAGACAGTGATGAGTCAGTCTTGGCTTCTCTGCTTGTAAGTTGTTTGACCTTGGGGTattacttaaacttttttttttttttttttttgatacagagtcttgttctattgctcaggctggagtgcagtggtgcaatgttggctcactgcaacctgtgcctcctgggttcaagcgattctcctgcctcagcctcctgagtagctgggttgacaggcatgcaccaccattcctggttaatttttgtatttttagtagagatagaattttaccatgttgaccaagctggtctgaaactcctgacctcaggtgatccacccacctggg is a genomic window of Macaca mulatta isolate MMU2019108-1 chromosome 5, T2T-MMU8v2.0, whole genome shotgun sequence containing:
- the LOC144340879 gene encoding uncharacterized protein LOC144340879; translated protein: MNLSVLKPEPSGATPRRGSPAPGTRDLQELVRAERGGRRGARGRGQRGPPGSGRGGTRTPVRSAASTRLGSPSDAHAAGAFWAVATCNRAAAVRGKLLWLFGSTVQNVRDNPSWHLFFWRQ